Below is a genomic region from Streptomyces roseoviridis.
GCACCACCGGCGGCCGCAGGAACCCGACCCGCCGGGCCCGCTGCCAGTCCTTGAACTCCGACTCTTCGATCGCCCGCACCTCGAAATCCATCCTTCGAGGCTAGGCGGGCGGCCCCGATTGCCGCACCCGAGTTTCGACGCGCCCTCGGCGCGCCGCTCGGACCGGGACCGGGCCCACGGCGCGGCTCAGGCCAGCAGGTCGTCGACCTGCGCCTCGCCCTCCCGGTAGCGGCGGGCGATCTCCGCGCTGCAGTCGTCCGCGGTCCGCTGGAGCTCCTGCCGGCGCCGCGACACCTGCTGCTCGTAGCCCGCGAGGCGCCCCATCGCCGCGTGCAGCTCCTCGTCCGTACGGGCCGTCAGGTCCGACAGCTCGACCTCGGACAGCATCTCGGCCGCGAGCCGCCGGTACTCCTCGCTGCGCGGCGTCGACAGCGTCACGTGCCGCGCCGAGCGCGCCACCGCCCCGGGCCGTGACGGCGTGTCCGCGAGGATCTCCGAGAGCCGGTCGAGCACCGGGGCCTCCGGATCGCTGCGCCGCGCCAGCTCCGCCCGCAGGATGTCGATCCGCCCCTGCAGCATCCTCCGCACGTAGCTGAGATCGGCCTCGTCGCCCTGCGCCTCGCGGCGCAGCGCCCG
It encodes:
- a CDS encoding ABC transporter substrate-binding protein, which encodes MSASGAGHTPSGPVPLTRAGGSVGRPPVQRTAEPDLPDRPQPDLAALRLPELRALRREAQGDEADLSYVRRMLQGRIDILRAELARRSDPEAPVLDRLSEILADTPSRPGAVARSARHVTLSTPRSEEYRRLAAEMLSEVELSDLTARTDEELHAAMGRLAGYEQQVSRRRQELQRTADDCSAEIARRYREGEAQVDDLLA